The sequence CACCTTGAATTTACCCATATTATACCGAATTCTGTTTTTCAGAACAAGCGTTCTTTGATCTTTCTCCGTTTAAAGAGAGTGTTTTCGATGAAGAAATGAGAAACACCATAAAAATCATTGCCTTTTATGCAATTAACAGCTTGACAATAAACAACATCAAAAAGTTGTCACAGGATGATTTAAAAAGCACCTATCCAATATATGTAAAAACCTTGTTTTTTAAAATTATGTCTCGTGGGAAAAGAATCGCCCCTTCCGGTTGAAACTTGCTCATATGGACCTGTAAGATTTATAGCGGTTACTCAACCATCATATAGCTCATATACATTTGTTTACCATTTTATAACCATCCTTATCTTCTGTTCTTTGTTTTCATTTATAAAAGAAATTAAATATTTATTTTTTTGTGAGAAATAAAGTCTTTGTACTCTTGCCCAAAATTTAAAATACTATTTAATACAACCAGTAATAATAAAATTGGATAGTACTAATAATATTATATAATTGATGGAAATCATTATCAAGCGACTGTATATATTTTTATACTTTTTTTGTTATTATCGGCTTTAAAAGACTTATGACAAGAATTGTTTCAGTCTTTTGCAAAATAAATAATAAAAACCCGAGGTTATTGAATCCCCGAGTTTTCGTAAGCACTTACTTCCCTTTTTGCTAAGCATCAGAAAGCAATCGTTTCTCACCTGTAATTTTTTGTATAGGAGCAATATCCTGTGTCACTTCTATTGTTCCCAGGTATTCGCCTTTTTCGTTTCTTACAGCAAAATACCTGATATAAACATACTTTTCACCCATTTTAATCCAGAAATCCTCATGGTCCTTTTTTCCCGATTTCAAATCCTCTATAATCTTTTCCACAATGTGTACACTGGCCGGAGGATGGCAGTTTTGTACCTTTCTTCCGATAATTGTTTTAGGACGGGCAAAAATCCTTTCCTTTCCCTGGGTAAAGTATTTTACAGTATCGTTTTTATCCACAAAAGTAATATCAATGGGTAAAGTATTAAGCATTGCATTTATTTCTTCCGTTGTAAGACATCCCGCGTCAAATTCAACAAAGCCCTGGTTTTCTTGAGACTTAACCCCCTCTTTTTGTGTTTTTTCCACAACATCCACCCGGGCAGGTTTCCATTCCGCTTCAGGCGTAATCATGCAATACCCTATTTCATCGCTCGCCCTGGCAATCTCAGCCCATTCATCCTCGGTTAAAGTCTCCAAAGCCATTGGGAAAAGAATATTTTCTTCTTTAAAAATCATTTCAATAACCCTGTTTACCGCTTCTTCCGCTTTCTCCAAAGGTATATTTTGATTTTGAGCATTCGCTGAAAGCTTGTTGTTTATCTCTTTTATATCTGCCCTGATTTCATCATCCACACCCCACATTACCTTGGGAGGTGCAGTTATGCCGTATTTCTCCAGGTACGGGAATAATAGATTTTCTTTTCTTGAATAATGCTTGTCTATCTCCCAAAGCTTTTGAAACGCTTCTCTTAATTTCTTTAAACTCTCAGCTGTGTCTCCATTTTTATACAATTCCAACTGCGGTCTGATTTCATTATCGACAAGTTTCCTTATTTCGGCATTTTCGAGTTTAAATGTATGGATAGGATGCCCCGGCACTTCTTCAGGTTTCTGCGGTCTGTGTATTTCTTCAATGGAGCCTTTGAAAACAGCGGCATGTACATCGCAAAGTCTTTGTATTTCTTCAACGGGCATGCCTTCCATAATCAAAGCCTGTTCCATTTCAGAAATTTCAGCAGGAGAAATCCCTTTTATTAATTCTTCAAACCTTGGTTTTATTTCTTCGACACTCTTTCCGTCATGCAGCTCCCTAATCAACTCTTTCAAGACTTTCTGCCTGTATTCGCGGTTATTAATTATTTCGCTCATAATGCCCTCTCCTTATTCTCATAATGTTCATCTTAATATAATAGTACCCAGTTTTTCGTCTTTTACGCCGCGATTTGTAAGAATCAACAGAAATATTTTATATAATTTTCAATCCCTTTTATTTTGGCCCAATTTTTGACAATAAAATAATAGGCACTCAGGCCAATCCATATCGTGCCCGTCATTTCAAACAACAATCTTTTTAACACACAATCTCTATAAATAAAATATAACATCTCTACATCAACCAAACATCTTTGGGCTGCCGAGCATTACTTATCAATCTTATAAAACCAGTTCCAATCACCATGATAAATCATCCTTTTACTCATTCCGCCATCCACAATAATTGTCTCACCCGTTATAAAATCCTGCTGACACAAAAACAGAACCATATTGGATATATCCTTTGGCGTTCCTACTTTTCCTGCGGGAATTGCGGCACAATCTTCCTGAGTAAATTCCTGCTGTTCAGTTACATTGATCCAGCCGGGCGCAATGCAATTAACAAGAACGTCCGGCCCTAAAGACATTGCCAGAGCATGTGTCAAGGCAACAATTCCGCCTTTTGCACTGGCATATGCCTCTGAATCAGGCTCTGACTGAAATGCCCGTGTGGATGCAATATTGATAATTCTGCCTTTGTTTTTTATTAGCTCATCCCTGCACAAACGGCTTAATTCATAAGGTGCCTTTAATCCAACAGACAAGATATAATCAAATTCCTCATAAAGCAAGGAAGATAGAATTCCTTTACTGCCCCGGCAAGCATTATTTACCAATACATCTATCCGCTGCAATTTTTCCATCGCATATTCCACAAACTTTTTGAGCGTTAACGGGTCAGCAACATCGCCGTGAAAATAAAATAAATTCGGACGTTCTTTTGCAAAATCGGCAGAGCGCTTTTCATCTATATCAATAAAGCATACCTTATCACCGGCTTCAAGGAAGTCTAAACAAATCTGTTTTCCTATACCGTGTCCTCCTCCGGTAACAATAACTCCTCTATTCATAATATCCTCCTTTTAATCCATAAGGTCAGATAATTATTTCGGCATGAGCGGAAAGCAACCAGCAAAACAAAAAAAACTCATTTCCTGAATATAAATAAATACTCATGTGCTATTAATAAAAAATTATACTTTATACTCTGATTTCTCCAGTAACCGGTTGAACTGCAATTATGCTGTTCCTTTATTACAATTTCTTTTAACTTAAAGCCTGCCCGTAAAAACGTCTGCATTACATTGAAGCCGATAGGAATCATGTGACCTTTTCTCCGTGTATCCCCTATAAGAATTGCACAGAATCTACCTTTTTTGAGCACCCTGTAGCTCTCTTTTGCGACTTTTTCCATTTCTACAAGAAACTCATTGATATCACAATGGGAAAGATCTCCCTCTATGTCTTCACTGTACTTAATGATATTACTGTAAGGCGGATGGGTGCATATAAGATCTACACTCTCATCTTTAATAAATCCAAGATGCCTGGCATCTCCAACATGTACTTCTGTTTCTCCGCAATCTTCTTTTTCAAAGTTTATATTACGACAAGTTAAATTTACTGCTTCAGGGTTTATATCAACACCTATACCTTTTCTCTTTAAAAGTTTTGCTTCAACAAGCGTCGTTCCACTACCTACAAATTGGTCGAGCACAGTTTCTCCTTCTTTTGAATATCGCAAAATAACATTCCTGGGAATAAAAGGTGACCAATTACCCCTGTATTTTCCGCTGTGTGTAGCCCAGTCACCCCTGTCAGGAAAGCTCCATACAGTAGTTGTTTCAAGATTGAAATTTTCAGGCTCCCACGATTTAATATTAAGCTTGTCCGCAAAATAACTTTTTGATTTCTCTTCGAGGCATATTGTTGATTCTTTTGCAACTTTTTTGACAAATGCACAAGTTACATCATTATTAGCTGCTGTATCTTTAATACTGAAATCACTCTCAATATCACTTTTTATTTTTTCGATCAGCCTGAAATACTCATCTTTATGGTTCTTTTCAAGATGTTCAGGATACTGCGTTCTGGTATATTCTTCTCCGCAATACAAGCACTTGACTTTTCTTCCCATCGTCTCACAACCCTTGCAATATGATATCCTCGAGAATGCCCTTTTGCACCATGTCAAGGTTTAGTACGTAATCTACCTTGTCAAACGACTCCCTAAGAGGTTTTTTTGCAGTTTCCCAGCCTTTACCGTCTGTGATCCAAATAAAGCCATGTTCCGGTGTCTCTTTTTTGATAAAGCTAAACAGGGTCGTAAACTCTCCGGCTACGGACTTTAGTTTCGAACCGCCGCCACCGTAATAATTTGTTTCAACAAGATACAGTTTATGACCGTTGTCTATTGCAAAATCAAACGAACGTTCCGATTTGTCCACAGAAACATTATATCCAAAAGATGTTTTAATTTTGTGCGAGGTAGCTTGAGAAAGATACCGGTAATTATTCATAGAACAAATTTTTTTGACAAACAGCTCGGTTATCATCTCCATGGCCGTACCGCTACGATTTTTCCTGGCATTGGTATCAAGGCCTACTTCAACACCAATTGCATAATCAACAACACTTTTTATGTTTTTCTTTTCAAACATGGCAAGAAGCCCGGTTTTTTCAGCGAACTCTGCCAGCATTTCTATTTCTTCAGGATTATATTTCTTCTTTTTACGAAACACATATTCTTTGTAATTAAAAACATTATCCGCAAGAGGCTCAACAACTTTAATACTTTTCTCCCTTAAAGCCAGCAAGGCCGGAAGAACCTCAGCTATTTCGGGATACCTGCCCAACAACATTTTAAATTCTTCCACTACGTTTTCCTTGCCTACAAGGTAGTTCAATATATTTAATACAACCTCAACGCTCCCCACCTTGTTCATTACTTTTTCCCAGGCAACAAAAAAGTCCCATCCTTTAATAGTCTCCTTCATGTGAGAAAGCAAATAATTAAACACTTCATCTGTGTTCTTACACCCAAGCCGTTTTTTAAATATTTCTGAATATTTCATGTGATCCTCCTAGTCTTTTACTTCATAGTTCGTAACAAGAAGTTCACTAATTAATCCTCTCCGACTGCCGTTTGAATTAATCGCCCGCTTAGCCTTTATCCTGTGAATGAAAAACTCCTTATACAATTCATCAAAAAAATTATCATCAGGGTTTTCATTTTTAGGGTCGGAATTGCTCAGCATAAGCAAAGCACCTGTATCATTCATTTCTGAAAAGAATTTTGCCAGCTGTATTTGATCTTCATCCGTAAAATCAAATTTACTATAAGATGTAAAACTGGATGTAACATTAAGCGGCCTGTACGGAGGGTCAAAATAAACAAAACTATCCTTGTCTACATATCCGGCACATTCTCTATAATCACCGACAAATATATGCACCCTTTGAAGCAAAGAACTTACTGCATACAAATTCTTCTCATCACAAATGGTTGGATTTTTATAATCTCCGGACGGCACATTAAAATGTCCCGCACGATTAACACGATAAAGCCCGTTAAAACATGTACGATTTAGAAAAATAAACTGTGCAGCTCTTTCAACATCCGGCTGATTGTTCTTTAAAGCTCGTGAATTGTATGCATCTCTTATATCATAATACATGTCTTTGCGAGATTTTTCATCCAAATTTAAATACTTGCACTCTAAATCTGAAAGATATTCCACGAGGTTGTGCACATCATTTTTAATCACTACATAAGTGTTAATTAAGTCCTCATTTATATCAAATATAAAAGCTTCCTCAACTTTATATTTCTGCAAAATTTCAAATAAAACCGCCCCACCGCCGACAAAAGGCTCAATATAACGTCTTATATAGCCTTTAATAAGCGTAGAAGGATAATATTGTCTAAAAGTGTCAAGCAATTGCCCTTTTCCTCCGGCCCACTTTACAAAAGGTTTTGCGCATACAGTAGAATTAATATTATTAATGCTAATTGCAAATTCCAATTTCTTATCTCCCTTCGTATTTCCATTTTTTATTCACGTGTATCTTCAAGTTTTTCACCATCTGCCGTTATAACTCTGTTCACCCATGCAATTTTACACTTGGTATTCTGCCATCATTGCATAAAGCCTGAGTACGACGTTCTGAAATCCTTATTTTTGCGCAGCCCTTTTAGACATAATGAAAAACTAACTCAACACAATTATACTTTATTCCAAAAAGCAAATAAAATCAATATATGAAGTTGACAATTTATCCCAAATTCATAAACGATAAAACATAGTTCCATACAACCCATTCACACAGCCTATCATTGGCTAATTTCATTTTGCTCTTTTTTATTTTTTATGTTATATTAATGAAGAATTCAAATATCCAAACCAACAAGAGGCATAATCGCAAATTTCCATATAAATAAAAGGAGTGAATGAGTTGAATTACAAAATAGACGCTGATACAATTGAATCTTTGAAAAAAGCTCAAAAAAATGAAATCACAGAGTACCACATTTATTCAAAACTATCCTCATTCATAAAAAATGAACACAACAGCAAAGTTCTTAAACAAATCGCCCAGGACGAACTATCCCACCATAACGAGTTAAAAAAGTTTACAGGAACGGATATGAAGCCAAATATTTTGAAAATATACTTTTATACCTTCATTTCATTGATATTTGGCATTACTTTTGGTATAAAGCTCATGGAAAAAGGGGAAAGCGGCGCTGAAAAACTATACAGGGAACTTGGGAATAAAATTGAGGAATTTAAAACAATAGCAAAAGAAGAAAACAAACATGAAGAAGAACTGATTGAAATAATCGAGGAGGAAAAGCTTCAATTTGTAGGTTCAATGGTCCTGGGCTTAAATGACGCCCTGGTGGAGCTTACCGGCACCCTGGCAGGCCTCACATTTGCATTAAAGAATACGCGCCTCATAGCACTTTCAGGCCTTATAACAGGTATAGCGGCCACCCTTTCAATGGCGGCATCCGAATATCTTTCAGCCAGAACAGAGCAGGAGAGCAGCCGTGCCCTTAAATCATCATTATATACCGGAGGAGCATATGTTTTCACCGTTGCATGCCTGGTATTTCCCTACCTTTTATTTTCCAACTATGTGCTAAGTCTGGTGCTTACAATTATTATGGCAATATTAATAATACTTGTTTTCAATTTTTATATATCAGTAGCCAAGGATCTTCCCTTTAAACAGAGATTCTTTGAAATGGCCGGCATCAGTTTGGGAGTGGCAGTTATTTCCTTCATAATCGGGCATTTCGTCAGGCTGTTCCTTGGAGTTGATGTTTAAAATATGAGGCAGGGGACGGTTCCGAGTTCTATGTCCCCTGCCTTTTTGCTTATGCCCAGGTTTTATTTTTCACATTTGAAAAAAATCATAATAAGAAAAGCTAAGAATCCTGTTCGTGCCATCAAACCCATTCGGAACAAGTTCAATTGCAAATATGCATTCATCAGCATCCTCTACACTGTCGTCCTTCTTAATCCCAAGCTCACGGTAATTCTTTAACCCCATTTTCCTTTTATACACATCAGGATTTCCACATGTCATACAAGCCGTAAAACCAAGGGATTTTGCAATTTCAAGCCCGTGTTTCACAATGGCTGTGCCAATGCCCTTTCGCTGGTACTCGTATCTTTTTTCGGCATGATTATCTTTTTCCCCATGCCTCACAGCCAGACTGTTGAGCCATATGACATGATTTGCGTCATTGCCCATGGGAAGCGCCGAAAAAATACCGTGCCCAAGAATAAAACCTTCATTGGTAACTGCAACCAAATCAAGCTCCGGTATGAAATATGGCGACTTCCGGATATTGTCAGCAAAAATTCTGTGAAACTCTCCGTCGTCTCCAAATTCATTATATCTAAAAGCATCACTGTCCAACTGTCTTACAGTTTCGTATTCATCAGTCTTTATCTGTCTTACTGTATAATTGTTCATTTCCTGATTCCCCCATTCTTTTTCATTTTCTTGCTCCATTGCTGTTTTTGACGCAAATATCCTTCCTTGTCATCCGAAAAGTTTGCTTCCCGCTTAAGCTTCAAATAACTTTCCCAGCGTTCTTTCGGAAGCTCACCTCTCTCAATCGCCGCCCGAACTACGCAGCCCGGCTCGGTTTGATGCCTGCAATCGCTAAACTTACACCGTCCCAAATAACTCACCACATCACTGAATGTTTCACCAAGGCCAACGCTTACATCATCCAACATGCCAAGCTCGCGCATGCCGGGTGTGTCAATAATCATGGCTCCGCCCGGCAGCATAATAAGCTGCCGATGAGTGGTTGTGTGGCGGCCTTTCGAATCATCTTCACGAATATCACCCACAGCCATAATCTCTTGTCCTGCAAGAGCATTGACAAGACTTGATTTGCCAACACCGGATGAACCAAGAAAAACAACCGTTTTGCAGGGCTTTAAGTAATCTTTCAGCACATCCAGCCCAAAACCGGTTATTGTGCTTATTGCATGTACTTCGACTCCCGGAGCAACCTTTTGCGATGCCAAAACTTGTTCAGAACAATCCTCTACCAAGTCGGCTTTTGTCAATACAATCACGGGTACCGCTCCGGACTGCCACGCCAAAGTAACATAGCGTTCCATACGCCTGAGGTTAAAATCATGGTTAAGCGATTGCATGACAAACACATAGTCAAAGTTTGCGGCAACTGCTTGTTCTCCCTTCCCGGGCGTGGGATTGCGCCTTGAAAAGAAAGATTTCCTTTTAAGGGTCTTTACAATCCGGCTGTCACCATCTGGATTGTAATCTATGAGTACAAAATCACCGGCCGTCGGAAAATCTTCAAATCCACCGGCATAATATATGCTTGTTTTTAGTCTTCCAAATGTATATCCATATTCACAAACCAGTTCATATCTTTCCTTATGCACTGCGGTAATTCTCGCAGGAATACCACTGACATCTTCCGGCATCATTGTCGGAACAAATCCGTAATCTATCAAATTCAATTCTTAATCCCTCCGTTATTGACATATTGTTAAGTGTGTAAAATAAAAGCAAAAAAGACATAAAAATACCGCAGAAAGTAGCCTTCGGAAGAACTTTAAACTCTGCGGTTTGTAGACAAATATGCAAAAAGCACACCTCTTCGATGTGCTACGATATTTACAGTATTCTCGAAGGGTTACCTTCACTTTTAGAAAGGCACAGCAAAAGAAAGGTGTATGTAACACCAAACACAAAATCTCAAGGGGATTTTTGCCATGCCGCTATTCAGTTTTAAGCCACAATCACCTCATATAATGCCGTCATAAACATTTCCCCTTTCTTTCCTGCATTCAGCAGTTACTGACAAGTATATAATACCATATACAAGCCTGAATTTTTAATATATTGTAAAACAAATTTTTCGGCATCATCCTTTGTTTTCTTTCCTTTAAGGCCGAGTACATCCATTTTGGAACCTTCCTATTTCTTTTCCACAATAATCAACGGAATAATCATCTCGTCTTCTGTAAGTCCCCCATGAGAGCTAACGAATTTCTCTTTCTTTTCTTTTGTGTTAAAAATAGACAAATCATCTGTTGCAACAGCAAGATAATCTCCCAGCATATTGCGAAAGTCTTTATGCTCTGTTCCGTATCCGAATAATTTCATTTCGAGTACTTTTTCTTTTGGCAAAAGGAGAAACTTGCCGCCAAATTCACAAGTAAATTCTTTCTCAAATTCGTCTCTTCTGTCTTCCTTCACAAACAAATTCAAAGCTCTGGGTTCAATAGTGGGAATTCTTTTCAGACAATTCATAATATTTGGATAATCCTTAATACACACACGTTTTGTGTTCACATGGCCATGGTCGGCAGTTATTATCACAAGAGTGTCCCTTAGTTCGGTAGTAAGACTCTCTATTTTTCTTTCAAGCCATGAAATCACTTTCCTTGATTCTTCACTGTAGCAACCGGTCAGATGCATAGTTTTGTCAGGTTCGTCACAATAACAGTAGATATACTTTTGCCCGGGTTCATCACAATATTTTTTTATCAGTTCGCATCTTTCCTCAAATGTTGCCGGATAAGGCGAAACAAACGGTATAGCATAATATGCTTTTCCTCCCGCTGAATCAATCCTGTTAATCACGCTTGAATACCAGCAGTACTTCCATGCAACACTCTCCTCTGCCACCTTCTCTCCGGTCTCGGTGTCCGTATTATGAAATACCGTTACATTTCGGTCTATCTGCGGAAAGTAACAGTCCCATCCAAGCCATCCATGTTCACAGGGAGTAAGACCGCTATCGATTGATGTTGTAGCCGCTACTGTAGTTGATGGAAATGTCGAGCTGTATGTTCCCGCCAAGTGGGTATTGAAAAAGCCGTCTTTTTCGAGATTGCGCTCAATAATGCATCTGCCCATTCCATCAAGAAGAATAACCACCACATTCTTATAATCTTTCGCAAGATACCGGTCGAGAAGCTCTAGAGTTTTACCATTAGTCGGAAGTCCCCATTTTTTCAGAATTGAATTTGCAAGATTCGCTATTGAATTGCTGTAATCCGGATAAACAATGTTTGTGTTCATATCATCCACCATTCCATGTATTAAAAATATTTACCCAATCTCATTTTGTAATCTTTGGCATTCGGGGCATATAAAAGAAGATATACTGCCCGTTTTTATTGAAACTATCGTCATCCATTTCCGATATTTTCTTTTGGGGATGCAAGCGTGCCTTGAATAAAATGTCGTGCATATACATGTTCCCGATGCCGCCAACATTCTTTTGTGGCTGGAAATATAAATATCTTTTCTATTTCCATTATGCGCAAAAAACCAAATAGTTTCAATATTTTTGCAGGAAAATTTACAACAGGATGACTTTTCCATTTTCCTAATTTGAAATTGTCTGCCTGGATTAAGGACCTAAAACCTTTGATTAGTTTCACAGTTGTTTTCGCTGGAAACATTGTATTTATCCAATAATAAAATCAGAGATATTTCTCCCATCCAAAACTTCATAAATATCGAATCACTTGAATTAGAAAATAATAAAATCAAAGATATCTCTTTTCTTAAGGAACTGACACAGCTAAACAATGTTAATTTGGAGAATAATCAAAATCCGATTAAAACTAAAAAATATGATACAATAAAGAAATTGGAACAGCTGGGTGTCAGAGTAAAATATTAGTTTTCGAGCTCGACTCTGACGGAAAAAATACAACCTTGACATCAATGTTACACAGCACCTTTGTTGAGTATTGCAAATGTTGAAGGCGAAAGGGAAATATGTTACAATCAGCAAGGAAAAAATCTATTTTAAAAGGTGACACGGATGAAACAGCAACGGCAGTATCCCAAAATTATGATATCCCGTAAGGCGGAGCGCAGCGTAAAAGACGGACATCCATGGATATACGGAGAAGAAATTCTCAAAACAGAGGGCGAACTCCAAAACGGCGGTCTGGTGGATGTGTTTGCCGGAAACGCCTTTATGGGGACAGGTTTTTACAATAGTGTCAGCAAGATTACCGTTCGACTTATTTCACGCAACGCCAATGATGTATTTGACGCCCGCTTTTGGCGCCGCCGGGTGGAATATGCCGTTCGCTACCGCAAAACCGTCATACCCGGTGCAGACTTTGCCTGTTGCCGCCTGATTCACGGTGAGGCTGACCATATGCCGGGTCTGACAGTGGACCGCTATGGAAGCCTTTTGTCCGTACAAATTACCTGTCTTGGCATGGAACTTGTCAAGGATACGGTTTACCGCGCTCTCTGGGATGTGCTTACCGAAATGGATGAAACCATCACAGGTATTTATGAACGCAATGACATTGCCCTGCGTACACGGGAAGGACTGCCGGAATATAAAGGCTGGT comes from Acetivibrio thermocellus ATCC 27405 and encodes:
- a CDS encoding DUF438 domain-containing protein, translated to MSEIINNREYRQKVLKELIRELHDGKSVEEIKPRFEELIKGISPAEISEMEQALIMEGMPVEEIQRLCDVHAAVFKGSIEEIHRPQKPEEVPGHPIHTFKLENAEIRKLVDNEIRPQLELYKNGDTAESLKKLREAFQKLWEIDKHYSRKENLLFPYLEKYGITAPPKVMWGVDDEIRADIKEINNKLSANAQNQNIPLEKAEEAVNRVIEMIFKEENILFPMALETLTEDEWAEIARASDEIGYCMITPEAEWKPARVDVVEKTQKEGVKSQENQGFVEFDAGCLTTEEINAMLNTLPIDITFVDKNDTVKYFTQGKERIFARPKTIIGRKVQNCHPPASVHIVEKIIEDLKSGKKDHEDFWIKMGEKYVYIRYFAVRNEKGEYLGTIEVTQDIAPIQKITGEKRLLSDA
- a CDS encoding SDR family oxidoreductase, with the translated sequence MNRGVIVTGGGHGIGKQICLDFLEAGDKVCFIDIDEKRSADFAKERPNLFYFHGDVADPLTLKKFVEYAMEKLQRIDVLVNNACRGSKGILSSLLYEEFDYILSVGLKAPYELSRLCRDELIKNKGRIINIASTRAFQSEPDSEAYASAKGGIVALTHALAMSLGPDVLVNCIAPGWINVTEQQEFTQEDCAAIPAGKVGTPKDISNMVLFLCQQDFITGETIIVDGGMSKRMIYHGDWNWFYKIDK
- a CDS encoding TRM11 family SAM-dependent methyltransferase, translated to MGRKVKCLYCGEEYTRTQYPEHLEKNHKDEYFRLIEKIKSDIESDFSIKDTAANNDVTCAFVKKVAKESTICLEEKSKSYFADKLNIKSWEPENFNLETTTVWSFPDRGDWATHSGKYRGNWSPFIPRNVILRYSKEGETVLDQFVGSGTTLVEAKLLKRKGIGVDINPEAVNLTCRNINFEKEDCGETEVHVGDARHLGFIKDESVDLICTHPPYSNIIKYSEDIEGDLSHCDINEFLVEMEKVAKESYRVLKKGRFCAILIGDTRRKGHMIPIGFNVMQTFLRAGFKLKEIVIKEQHNCSSTGYWRNQSIKYNFLLIAHEYLFIFRK
- a CDS encoding type II restriction endonuclease; translation: MKYSEIFKKRLGCKNTDEVFNYLLSHMKETIKGWDFFVAWEKVMNKVGSVEVVLNILNYLVGKENVVEEFKMLLGRYPEIAEVLPALLALREKSIKVVEPLADNVFNYKEYVFRKKKKYNPEEIEMLAEFAEKTGLLAMFEKKNIKSVVDYAIGVEVGLDTNARKNRSGTAMEMITELFVKKICSMNNYRYLSQATSHKIKTSFGYNVSVDKSERSFDFAIDNGHKLYLVETNYYGGGGSKLKSVAGEFTTLFSFIKKETPEHGFIWITDGKGWETAKKPLRESFDKVDYVLNLDMVQKGILEDIILQGL
- a CDS encoding DNA adenine methylase, with translation MEFAISINNINSTVCAKPFVKWAGGKGQLLDTFRQYYPSTLIKGYIRRYIEPFVGGGAVLFEILQKYKVEEAFIFDINEDLINTYVVIKNDVHNLVEYLSDLECKYLNLDEKSRKDMYYDIRDAYNSRALKNNQPDVERAAQFIFLNRTCFNGLYRVNRAGHFNVPSGDYKNPTICDEKNLYAVSSLLQRVHIFVGDYRECAGYVDKDSFVYFDPPYRPLNVTSSFTSYSKFDFTDEDQIQLAKFFSEMNDTGALLMLSNSDPKNENPDDNFFDELYKEFFIHRIKAKRAINSNGSRRGLISELLVTNYEVKD
- a CDS encoding VIT1/CCC1 transporter family protein, with the protein product MNYKIDADTIESLKKAQKNEITEYHIYSKLSSFIKNEHNSKVLKQIAQDELSHHNELKKFTGTDMKPNILKIYFYTFISLIFGITFGIKLMEKGESGAEKLYRELGNKIEEFKTIAKEENKHEEELIEIIEEEKLQFVGSMVLGLNDALVELTGTLAGLTFALKNTRLIALSGLITGIAATLSMAASEYLSARTEQESSRALKSSLYTGGAYVFTVACLVFPYLLFSNYVLSLVLTIIMAILIILVFNFYISVAKDLPFKQRFFEMAGISLGVAVISFIIGHFVRLFLGVDV
- a CDS encoding GNAT family N-acetyltransferase — protein: MNNYTVRQIKTDEYETVRQLDSDAFRYNEFGDDGEFHRIFADNIRKSPYFIPELDLVAVTNEGFILGHGIFSALPMGNDANHVIWLNSLAVRHGEKDNHAEKRYEYQRKGIGTAIVKHGLEIAKSLGFTACMTCGNPDVYKRKMGLKNYRELGIKKDDSVEDADECIFAIELVPNGFDGTNRILSFSYYDFFQM
- the rsgA gene encoding ribosome small subunit-dependent GTPase A, with translation MNLIDYGFVPTMMPEDVSGIPARITAVHKERYELVCEYGYTFGRLKTSIYYAGGFEDFPTAGDFVLIDYNPDGDSRIVKTLKRKSFFSRRNPTPGKGEQAVAANFDYVFVMQSLNHDFNLRRMERYVTLAWQSGAVPVIVLTKADLVEDCSEQVLASQKVAPGVEVHAISTITGFGLDVLKDYLKPCKTVVFLGSSGVGKSSLVNALAGQEIMAVGDIREDDSKGRHTTTHRQLIMLPGGAMIIDTPGMRELGMLDDVSVGLGETFSDVVSYLGRCKFSDCRHQTEPGCVVRAAIERGELPKERWESYLKLKREANFSDDKEGYLRQKQQWSKKMKKNGGIRK
- a CDS encoding alkaline phosphatase family protein — its product is MNTNIVYPDYSNSIANLANSILKKWGLPTNGKTLELLDRYLAKDYKNVVVILLDGMGRCIIERNLEKDGFFNTHLAGTYSSTFPSTTVAATTSIDSGLTPCEHGWLGWDCYFPQIDRNVTVFHNTDTETGEKVAEESVAWKYCWYSSVINRIDSAGGKAYYAIPFVSPYPATFEERCELIKKYCDEPGQKYIYCYCDEPDKTMHLTGCYSEESRKVISWLERKIESLTTELRDTLVIITADHGHVNTKRVCIKDYPNIMNCLKRIPTIEPRALNLFVKEDRRDEFEKEFTCEFGGKFLLLPKEKVLEMKLFGYGTEHKDFRNMLGDYLAVATDDLSIFNTKEKKEKFVSSHGGLTEDEMIIPLIIVEKK
- a CDS encoding leucine-rich repeat domain-containing protein produces the protein MFSLETLYLSNNKIRDISPIQNFINIESLELENNKIKDISFLKELTQLNNVNLENNQNPIKTKKYDTIKKLEQLGVRVKY